One Procambarus clarkii isolate CNS0578487 chromosome 15, FALCON_Pclarkii_2.0, whole genome shotgun sequence DNA segment encodes these proteins:
- the LOC138365005 gene encoding uncharacterized protein, which translates to MRNLRRILDITWKDHVTNKTVLERTGIPSMFTHLKQRCMRCLGHVTCMEDGRILKDLVYGKLASGMRLTGRPQLCFKDACKCDLKQMNIDNNIWEAAAVDRSAWRSKL; encoded by the coding sequence atgcggaacctgaggcgcatccttgacatcacgtggaaagaccatGTCACCAACAAGACggtactcgagagaacaggaatcccttcaatgttcactcacCTGAAGCAGAGATGCATGCGATGTCTGGGACATGTCACATGCATGGAAGATGGCCGCATACTGAAAGACCTTGTATATGGAAAACTGGCATCAGGAATGAGGCTAACTGGAAGACCCCAGTTGTGTTTCAAAGACGCCTGCAAATgtgacctcaagcagatgaacatcgacaaCAATatttgggaggcagcagctgtggacagatctgcctggagaagCAAATTGTAG
- the LOC138365006 gene encoding craniofacial development protein 2-like — MHQAKEKQTQSHPALKLGTWNVGTMTPGLSEDLLEGKPSEEVREHGVGFAVRNRLLGSIVPPTEGSAKIIKLQLHTAAGMVSLINAYTPTLTSSTETKVYFYDDLGLTLRDIPQQEPVFFLEDINARVGSDHSSCLGPFGFRKMNESGQLLLEFCCRYDLCVNNSFFDTKPQHKVSWRHPRSKHWHQLDLVLTERSNLRSIKLTRSFQSTDVTPTTLSSFAK; from the exons atgcaccaggcaaaagaaaaacaaacacagagccacccagctctcaaactgggcacgTGGAATGTAGggaccatgacaccgggtctctcAGAAGATCTACTAGAA GGCAAACCTtcagaagaggtaagggagcatggcgttggcttcgccgtcaggaacaggttgttagggtccatagtaccgcccacggaggggtctgcaaagatcatcaaacttcagcttcatacagcagcaggaatggtcagcctcatAAATGCTTatacaccaacactgacctcctctaccgaaACGAAGGTCTATttctatgatgacctcggcctaactcttagagacatacctcaacaagagccagtcttctTCCTGGAAGACattaatgcaagagttggttctgatcacagctcttgcCTGGGGCCGTTTGGATTTaggaagatgaatgagagtgggcagctcctcctggagttctgctgtcGTTATGATCTCTGCGTCAacaattccttcttcgacaccaagccccagcaCAAGGTCTCCTGGAGAcatcccaggtctaagcattggcaccaacttGACCTGGTGCTTACGGAGCGTAGCAATCTGAGAAGCAtcaaactgacccgcagcttccagagcACAGATGTAACACCGACCACTCTGTCGTCGTTTGCAAAGTAA